A stretch of the Gossypium hirsutum isolate 1008001.06 chromosome D07, Gossypium_hirsutum_v2.1, whole genome shotgun sequence genome encodes the following:
- the LOC107926486 gene encoding serine/threonine protein phosphatase 2A 59 kDa regulatory subunit B' eta isoform, translated as MMIKQIFNRLPRKQSKSSDNREGGGTSASSSNAYTSSRNNANSGGPASSGVSSTPNLGLNQGNKVSQVVNTKLNGDVFASSFVTLPSFKDIPNSEKQNLFIRKLNLCRVVFDFSDPTKNLKEKDIKRQTLLELVDYVSSANGKFSEIVMQEFVKMVSPNLFRPLTSPPRENKVLEAFDVEDEEPSVDPAWSHLQVVYELFLRFVVSPETDAKLAKRYIDHTFILKLLDLFDSEDPRERDSLKTLLHRIYGKFMVHRPFIRKAINNIFYRFIFETGKHNGIAELLEILGSIINGFALPLKEEHKLFLVRVLIPLHKPKCIPAYHQQLSYCITQFVEKDCKLADAIIRGLLKYWPVTNSSKEVMFLGELEEVLEATQPVEFQRCMVPLFRQIGRCLSSSHFQVAERALFLWNNHHIETLIKQNRNVILPIIFPSLERNARSHWNPAVQSLTLNVQKIFSDNDPELFEECLHMFQEEEARDNEAKSKREATWKRLEEIAAMKAASNQPVLVSPKVTTRK; from the exons ATGAtgatcaaacaaatatttaatagGCTCCCGCGGAAACAATCTAAGTCAAGTGACAATCGTGAGGGAGGTGGAACCTCTGCCTCTTCTTCAAATGCTTATACCAGTTCTAGAAATAATGCAAATTCTGGTGGTCCAGCCTCTTCTGGTGTTAGTTCTACACCAAATTTAGGGCTGAATCAAGGGAATAAGGTTTCTCAAGTGGTGAATACAAAGCTGAATGGAGATGTATTTGCCTCTTCATTTGTGACATTGCCTAGTTTTAAAGATATTCCGAATTCCGAGAAGCAGAACTTGTTTATCCGAAAGCTGAACCTGTGTCGTGTCGTGTTTGACTTCAGTGACCCAACAAAAAACCTCAAAGAAAAGGATATCAAGCGACAAACTTTGCTAGAGCTTGTAGATTATGTTTCATCTGCTAATGGGAAATTCTCAGAGATTGTTATGCAGGAATTCGTAAAGATGGTGTCTCCGAATTTGTTTAGACCACTGACTTCACCTCCACGTGAGAACAAGGTTTTAGAAGCATTTGATGTGGAAGACGAGGAGCCATCGGTTGACCCTGCATGGTCTCATTTGCAAGTTGTCTATGAGTTATTCTTGAGGTTTGTGGTGTCACCCGAGACAGATGCAAAACTGGCCAAGCGGTATATAGATCACACTTTCATTCTAAAGTTACTAGATCTTTTTGATTCCGAGGACCCCAGAGAAAGGGACTCTTTGAAAACTCTTCTGCACCGAATTTATGGGAAGTTCATGGTCCATCGACCATTCATCCGGAAAGCAATCAACAACATCTTTTACCgttttatttttgaaaccggAAAACACAATGGAATAGCTGAGCTATTAGAAATACTGGGAAGTATAATCAATGGGTTTGCTTTACCACTGAAGGAGGAACATAAGCTCTTTCTTGTTCGTGTACTGATACCACTTCACAAACCGAAGTGCATACCTGCGTACCACCAGCAATTATCTTACTGCATTACTCAATTTGTCGAGAAAGACTGCAAGCTTGCTGACGCTATTATACGGGGCTTGCTGAAGTACTGGCCTGTTACCAATAGCTCAAAAGAAGTTATGTTCTTGGGTGAACTCGAGGAAGTTTTGGAAGCAACACAACCTGTGGAGTTTCAACGTTGTATGGTACCCTTATTCCGTCAGATTGGCCGCTGCTTAAGTAGTTCGCATTTTCAG GTGGCCGAGAGGGCATTGTTCTTATGGAACAATCATCATATCGAAACCCTAATAAAGCAGAACCGTAATGTTATACTTCCGATTATCTTTCCTTCCTTGGAAAGGAATGCAAGAAGCCACTGGAATCCTGCAGTGCAGAGCTTGACGCTAAACGTCCAAAAGATTTTCTCTGACAATGACCCCGAGCTCTTTGAGGAGTGCTTGCATATGTTTCAGGAAGAAGAAGCACGAGACAATGAGGCTAAATCAAAACGGGAAGCCACATGGAAACGGTTAGAAGAGATTGCAGCAATGAAAGCTGCCAGTAATCAACCAGTGCTTGTTTCCCCGAAAGTAACTACTCGCAAGTGA
- the LOC107926524 gene encoding probable carboxylesterase 11, with amino-acid sequence MPSVALKLYSVFFKFLLKHRLQNLIQNAIDESSNPYGVTTRPEESVSASNPSFTDGVATKDIHIDPFTALSIRIFLPDSSLSPPEQPDLKPNLRSSGNDDPNSHNHRRSSYAPSNVGAPRNDPRRSSLEGLNLRSDNNVYRGYSPSPQNCRKLPIMLQFHGGGWVSGSNESVANDYFCRRIAKLCDVIVIAVGYRLAPENKYPAAFEDGLKVLNWLAKQANLSECSKSMGSGARGVGSEFTKAEVQRHIVDTFGASVVEPWLAAHGDPSRCVLLGVSCGANIVDYVARKAVEAGKRLDPVKVVAQVLMYPFFIGNVPTQSEIKLANSYFYDKAMCLLAWKLFLPKEEFSLDHPAANPLISDRGPPLRFMPPTLTVVAEHDWMRDRAIAYSETLRKVNVDAPVLEYKDAVHEFATLDMLLKTPQAQACAEDIAIWVKKYISMRGHEFSY; translated from the exons ATGCCAAGCGTAGCTTTGAAATTATACAGTGTGTTCTTCAAGTTCCTCTTGAAGCATCGGTTGCAGAACCTGATCCAAAACGCTATTGACGAATCATCCAATCCATATGGTGTTACTACCCGACCCGAAGAATCCGTTTCCGCTTCCAATCCTTCGTTCACCGATGGTGTCGCTACTAAAGACATCCACATCGATCCATTCACTGCTCTTTCTATTCGGATCTTCCTCCCGGATTCGTCCCTTTCTCCTCCAGAACAGCCCGATTTGAAACCCAATCTCAGATCGTCCGGAAATGATGACCCAAATTCCCATAATCACCGCCGGAGTAGTTATGCCCCGTCGAATGTCGGAGCTCCGAGAAACGATCCGAGAAGAAGCAGTTTAGAGGGTTTAAATTTAAGATCTGACAACAATGTTTATCGAGGTTATTCACCATCACCTCAAAATTGTCGAAAATTACCGATAATGTTACAGTTTCATGGAGGTGGTTGGGTGAGTGGGAGTAATGAGTCGGTTGCTAACGATTACTTTTGTCGAAGGATAGCGAAATTGTGTGATGTTATAGTCATCGCCGTCGGTTACAGGCTGGCACCGGAGAATAAGTATCCGGCAGcgtttgaggatggattgaaggTGTTGAACTGGTTAGCAAAGCAAGCAAATTTATCAGAGTGTAGTAAGTCGATGGGGAGTGGAGCGCGTGGGGTTGGATCAGAGTTCACCAAGGCTGAAGTTCAGAGACATATTGTGGATACTTTCGGGGCTTCAGTAGTTGAGCCATGGTTGGCTGCTCATGGAGATCCATCAAG ATGTGTTCTACTTGGGGTGAGTTGTGGAGCGAACATTGTGGATTATGTGGCTCGCAAGGCTGTCGAGGCAGGCAAGCGATTGGATCCTGTCAAGGTTGTAGCACAGGTCCTAATGTACCCATTCTTCATTGGAAATGTCCCGACACAATCGGAAATAAAGTTGGCAAACTCTTACTTCTATGACAAGGCAATGTGCCTACTTGCATGGAAACTCTTTCTTCCGAAGGAAGAGTTCAGCCTTGACCATCCAGCCGCCAATCCACTTATTTCAGACAGGGGACCTCCTCTTAGATTCATGCCACCAACACTGACCGTCGTAGCAGAACATGACTGGATGAGAGACCGAGCAATTGCTTACTCAGAGACACTTAGGAAAGTAAACGTTGACGCACCTGTTCTCGAGTATAAAGATGCAGTTCATGAATTTGCAACCCTTGACATGCTTTTAAAGACTCCTCAAGCTCAGGCTTGTGCTGAGGACATTGCCATCTGGGTTAAGAAATACATTTCAATGCGAGGTCATGAGTTCTCTTATTAA